Proteins from one Rosa chinensis cultivar Old Blush chromosome 7, RchiOBHm-V2, whole genome shotgun sequence genomic window:
- the LOC112175535 gene encoding kinesin-like protein KIN-8A isoform X1: MPVSTRSQSERKPRSDQEQTHSNLLPLRNPHHGLKEKMKALTLLYEQQKQASAALRNSKPPDPSELRLGTQKCRKEEHESGLRPGSRVVMRENNAVHNSAVTRTYALPLPPAPAQFQAQAQRQAHDDAKENAAVAGTTTTDRILSFTSLPRKARSSTATVARRLSLGGGGGQISHVAPEMENVRELETKFGASETKLGVSETKVPNCGSRIMVFVRLRPMSKKEKEGGSRCCVRIVNRRDVYLTEFANENDYLRLKRLRGRHFTFDASFPDSTCQQEVYSTSTAELVEAVLQGRNGSVFCYGATGAGKTYTMLGTLESPGVMVLAIKDLFTKIRQRSCDGNHAVHLSYLEVYNETVRDLLSPGRPLVLREDKQGMVAAGLTQYRAYSTDEVMQLLQQGNQNRTTEPTRCNETSSRSHAILQVVVEYQVRDASMNVVNRVGKLSLIDLAGSERALATDQRTVRSIEGANINRSLLALSSCINALVEGKKHIPYRNSKLTQLLKDSLGGDCNTVMIANISPCNLSFGETQNTLHWADRAKEIRTKASEVNEEVVEVPESETDRAKLLLELQKENRELRVQLARHQQKLLVVQAQSLAANASPTPSSATSLLTPPSSAQANEKRKPRPSFLARNCFTPESKRRGADEGVRELQKTVKALEAEIERMKKDHTSQLKQKDNLIRDLSRKSDQTPAPTVGREGTKRLVTRASLRPKEPSTGELKSPSHRFRSPVPTAKKRSFWDITTANSPSVTTHNGRKTRSHVICEPPAVPSMLLQLAYPCFCFVIFFGPHIINYTSQVLHDKSPSV; this comes from the exons atgccCGTATCAACTCGGTCGCAAAGTGAACGGAAACCCAGGTCGGATCAAGAACAGACCCACTCGAATCTTCTTCCTCTGCGAAACCCACACCATGGATTGAAGGAAAAGATGAAAGCTTTGACTCTACTCTACGAGCAGCAGAAGCAAGCCTCCGCAGCTCTGCGAAACTCGAAGCCCCCGGACCCGTCGGAGCTCCGACTCGGGACCCAGAAGTGTAGAAAAGAAGAGCACGAGTCGGGGCTCCGACCCGGAAGCCGGGTCGTGATGAGAGAGAACAACGCGGTGCACAACTCCGCCGTTACAAGAACCTACGCTCTGCCTCTGCCTCCGGCTCCGGCCCAGTTTCAGGCCCAGGCCCAACGGCAAGCCCACGACGACGCGAAGGAGAATGCGGCGGTCGCCGGAACCACCACCACCGACCGGATTCTCAGCTTCACTTCGCTTCCAAGAAAGGCCAGGTCCTCGACGGCCACGGTGGCGCGGCGGCTCTCCCTCGGCGGAGGAGGAGGTCAGATTTCTCACGTGGCGCCGGAGATGGAGAATGTGCGAGAATTGGAGACGAAATTTGGGGCTTCGGAGACGAAATTGGGGGTATCGGAGACGAAAGTCCCAAATTGTGGGAGCCGGATTATGGTGTTTGTGAGGCTTCGGCCGATGagcaagaaggagaaggaggggGGTTCTCGGTGCTGTGTGAGGATCGTGAACCGGCGTGACGTGTACTTGACGGAGTTTGCGAACGAGAACGATTATCTGAGGCTGAAGAGGCTGAGGGGACGGCATTTCACGTTTGATGCTTCGTTTCCAGATTCTACTTGTCAGCAGGAAGTTTATTCCACCAG TACAGCTGAGCTTGTGGAAGCAGTTCTGCAGGGGAGGAATGGATCAGTTTTCTGCTATGGTGCCACGGGAGCTGGGAAAACGTACACAATGCTGGGCACTCTGGAGAGTCCGGGAGTGATGGTTTTGGCGATCAAGGACCTCTTTACAAAGATAAGGCAGAGGAGCTGTGATGGAAATCATGCGGTTCATCTGTCCTATCTTGAAGTCTATAATGAAACTGTCAGGGATTTGCTCTCCCCCGGACGGCCTCTGGTTCTTAGAGAAGATAAACAG GGAATGGTGGCAGCCGGTCTTACACAATACAGAGCTTATTCCACCGATGAA GTTATGCAATTGCTTCAGCAGGGAAACCAAAACCGAACTACTGAACCAACTCGCTGTAATGAAACTTCTTCTCGCTCCCATGCTATTTTACAG GTTGTGGTTGAATACCAGGTAAGAGATGCTTCTATGAATGTGGTCAACAGAGTAGGCAAGCTTTCACTTATTGATCTTGCCGGGTCCGAGAGAGCCCTTGCCACGGATCAGAGAACAGTAAGATCTATTGAGGGTGCCAATATAAATCGGTCACTCCTAGCACTGAGCagctgcatcaatgctctcgtGGAGGGAAAGAAGCACATACCTTATCGAAATTCAAAGTTGACCCAACTTCTCAAGGATTCTCTAGGAGGAGATTGTAACACTGTAATGATTGCCAACATCAGCCCATGTAACCTCTCATTTGGTGAAACCCAAAACACCCTTCACTGGGCTGATCGAGCAAAGGAAATTAGGACCAAG GCCTCTGAGGTGAACGAGGAAGTAGTGGAAGTACCTGAATCTGAAACTGATCGTGCCAAACTATTACTTGAACTACAGAAAGAGAACCGTGAACTTCGAGTACAACTGGCACGTCATCAACAGAAACTATTAGTTGTCCAAGCACAATCCTTGGCTGCCAATGCATCTCCAACCCCTTCTTCAGCTACCTCTCTCTTGACTCCTCCGTCGTCTGCCCAAGCAAATGAGAAGAGAAAACCCAGACCATCTTTCTTGGCTAGGAATTGTTTCACACCTGAATCCAAAAGAAGAGGGGCTGATGAAGGAGTTAGAGAGCTTCAAAAGACAGTAAAAGCATTAGAAGCAGAAATAGAAAGGATGAAGAAGGATCATACTTCACAGCTAAAGCAGAAGGATAATCTTATTCGTGATCTTTCACGGAAAAGTGACCAAACACCAGCACCAACAGTGGGGAGGGAGGGGACAAAGAGGCTAGTCACAAGGGCTAGCTTGAGACCAAAGGAGCCAAGCACAGGTGAGTTGAAGAGTCCAAGCCATCGTTTCAGGTCACCAGTCCCAACAGCGAAAAAACGAAGCTTTTGGGACATAACAACCGCAAATAGCCCATCAGTTACTACACACAATGGAAGGAAAACTAGAAGTCATGTTATTTGTGAACCACCTGCTGTTCCCTCCATGCTTCTCCAG CTTGCCTATCCATGTTTCTGCTTTGTGATATTTTTTGGACCGCACATCATCAATTATACCAGCCAGGTTTTGCACGACAAAAGCCCGAGCGTCTGA
- the LOC121048769 gene encoding mavicyanin-like: protein METSKVFVLLFLLSTFHFLVATCIQFEVGGKSGWEVPKSKDDYNQWASTNRFKVNDTVHFSYKEDSVMVVTEDEYDKCHSARPIFFNNNGNTEYKLARPGLFYFISGVKGHCPRGQKMIIKVLEPASPPQPSIDSQKKNGAAAMAAAVSSATVMLCVVSFLAVFLF from the exons ATGGAAACCTCCAAGGTGTTTgtcttgctttttcttctttccacCTTCCATTTCCTTGTTGCGACTTGCATCCAGTTTGAAGTTGGAGGGAAGAGTGGATGGGAGGTCCCTAAATCAAAGGATGACTACAACCAATGGGCATCAACAAACCGGTTCAAAGTAAACGACACTGTTC ATTTCAGCTACAAGGAAGACTCGGTGATGGTGGTAACGGAGGACGAGTATGACAAGTGCCATTCGGCACGTCCGATCTTCTTCAACAACAATGGAAACACTGAGTACAAGTTGGCCCGGCCGGGGTTGTTCTACTTCATAAGTGGGGTGAAAGGGCACTGTCCGAGAGGCCAGAAGATGATCATCAAGGTGTTGGAACCGGCGAGCCCTCCTCAGCCTTCTATAGACTCGCAGAAAAAGAATGGTGCTGCTGCAATGGCTGCTGCTGTTTCTTCTGCAACTGTTATGCTTTGCGTTGTGTCATTCCTTGCGGTTTTCCTGTTCTAA
- the LOC112175535 gene encoding kinesin-like protein KIN-8A isoform X3, whose translation MPVSTRSQSERKPRSDQEQTHSNLLPLRNPHHGLKEKMKALTLLYEQQKQASAALRNSKPPDPSELRLGTQKCRKEEHESGLRPGSRVVMRENNAVHNSAVTRTYALPLPPAPAQFQAQAQRQAHDDAKENAAVAGTTTTDRILSFTSLPRKARSSTATVARRLSLGGGGGQISHVAPEMENVRELETKFGASETKLGVSETKVPNCGSRIMVFVRLRPMSKKEKEGGSRCCVRIVNRRDVYLTEFANENDYLRLKRLRGRHFTFDASFPDSTCQQEVYSTSTAELVEAVLQGRNGSVFCYGATGAGKTYTMLGTLESPGVMVLAIKDLFTKIRQRSCDGNHAVHLSYLEVYNETVRDLLSPGRPLVLREDKQGMVAAGLTQYRAYSTDEVMQLLQQGNQNRTTEPTRCNETSSRSHAILQVVVEYQVRDASMNVVNRVGKLSLIDLAGSERALATDQRTVRSIEGANINRSLLALSSCINALVEGKKHIPYRNSKLTQLLKDSLGGDCNTVMIANISPCNLSFGETQNTLHWADRAKEIRTKASEVNEEVVEVPESETDRAKLLLELQKENRELRVQLARHQQKLLVVQAQSLAANASPTPSSATSLLTPPSSAQANEKRKPRPSFLARNCFTPESKRRGADEGVRELQKTVKALEAEIERMKKDHTSQLKQKDNLIRDLSRKSDQTPAPTVGREGTKRLVTRASLRPKEPSTGELKSPSHRFRSPVPTAKKRSFWDITTANSPSVTTHNGRKTRSHVICEPPAVPSMLLQVLHDKSPSV comes from the exons atgccCGTATCAACTCGGTCGCAAAGTGAACGGAAACCCAGGTCGGATCAAGAACAGACCCACTCGAATCTTCTTCCTCTGCGAAACCCACACCATGGATTGAAGGAAAAGATGAAAGCTTTGACTCTACTCTACGAGCAGCAGAAGCAAGCCTCCGCAGCTCTGCGAAACTCGAAGCCCCCGGACCCGTCGGAGCTCCGACTCGGGACCCAGAAGTGTAGAAAAGAAGAGCACGAGTCGGGGCTCCGACCCGGAAGCCGGGTCGTGATGAGAGAGAACAACGCGGTGCACAACTCCGCCGTTACAAGAACCTACGCTCTGCCTCTGCCTCCGGCTCCGGCCCAGTTTCAGGCCCAGGCCCAACGGCAAGCCCACGACGACGCGAAGGAGAATGCGGCGGTCGCCGGAACCACCACCACCGACCGGATTCTCAGCTTCACTTCGCTTCCAAGAAAGGCCAGGTCCTCGACGGCCACGGTGGCGCGGCGGCTCTCCCTCGGCGGAGGAGGAGGTCAGATTTCTCACGTGGCGCCGGAGATGGAGAATGTGCGAGAATTGGAGACGAAATTTGGGGCTTCGGAGACGAAATTGGGGGTATCGGAGACGAAAGTCCCAAATTGTGGGAGCCGGATTATGGTGTTTGTGAGGCTTCGGCCGATGagcaagaaggagaaggaggggGGTTCTCGGTGCTGTGTGAGGATCGTGAACCGGCGTGACGTGTACTTGACGGAGTTTGCGAACGAGAACGATTATCTGAGGCTGAAGAGGCTGAGGGGACGGCATTTCACGTTTGATGCTTCGTTTCCAGATTCTACTTGTCAGCAGGAAGTTTATTCCACCAG TACAGCTGAGCTTGTGGAAGCAGTTCTGCAGGGGAGGAATGGATCAGTTTTCTGCTATGGTGCCACGGGAGCTGGGAAAACGTACACAATGCTGGGCACTCTGGAGAGTCCGGGAGTGATGGTTTTGGCGATCAAGGACCTCTTTACAAAGATAAGGCAGAGGAGCTGTGATGGAAATCATGCGGTTCATCTGTCCTATCTTGAAGTCTATAATGAAACTGTCAGGGATTTGCTCTCCCCCGGACGGCCTCTGGTTCTTAGAGAAGATAAACAG GGAATGGTGGCAGCCGGTCTTACACAATACAGAGCTTATTCCACCGATGAA GTTATGCAATTGCTTCAGCAGGGAAACCAAAACCGAACTACTGAACCAACTCGCTGTAATGAAACTTCTTCTCGCTCCCATGCTATTTTACAG GTTGTGGTTGAATACCAGGTAAGAGATGCTTCTATGAATGTGGTCAACAGAGTAGGCAAGCTTTCACTTATTGATCTTGCCGGGTCCGAGAGAGCCCTTGCCACGGATCAGAGAACAGTAAGATCTATTGAGGGTGCCAATATAAATCGGTCACTCCTAGCACTGAGCagctgcatcaatgctctcgtGGAGGGAAAGAAGCACATACCTTATCGAAATTCAAAGTTGACCCAACTTCTCAAGGATTCTCTAGGAGGAGATTGTAACACTGTAATGATTGCCAACATCAGCCCATGTAACCTCTCATTTGGTGAAACCCAAAACACCCTTCACTGGGCTGATCGAGCAAAGGAAATTAGGACCAAG GCCTCTGAGGTGAACGAGGAAGTAGTGGAAGTACCTGAATCTGAAACTGATCGTGCCAAACTATTACTTGAACTACAGAAAGAGAACCGTGAACTTCGAGTACAACTGGCACGTCATCAACAGAAACTATTAGTTGTCCAAGCACAATCCTTGGCTGCCAATGCATCTCCAACCCCTTCTTCAGCTACCTCTCTCTTGACTCCTCCGTCGTCTGCCCAAGCAAATGAGAAGAGAAAACCCAGACCATCTTTCTTGGCTAGGAATTGTTTCACACCTGAATCCAAAAGAAGAGGGGCTGATGAAGGAGTTAGAGAGCTTCAAAAGACAGTAAAAGCATTAGAAGCAGAAATAGAAAGGATGAAGAAGGATCATACTTCACAGCTAAAGCAGAAGGATAATCTTATTCGTGATCTTTCACGGAAAAGTGACCAAACACCAGCACCAACAGTGGGGAGGGAGGGGACAAAGAGGCTAGTCACAAGGGCTAGCTTGAGACCAAAGGAGCCAAGCACAGGTGAGTTGAAGAGTCCAAGCCATCGTTTCAGGTCACCAGTCCCAACAGCGAAAAAACGAAGCTTTTGGGACATAACAACCGCAAATAGCCCATCAGTTACTACACACAATGGAAGGAAAACTAGAAGTCATGTTATTTGTGAACCACCTGCTGTTCCCTCCATGCTTCTCCAG GTTTTGCACGACAAAAGCCCGAGCGTCTGA
- the LOC112179988 gene encoding DEAD-box ATP-dependent RNA helicase 51, whose protein sequence is MTDPISHASPMDDAKKRKRKRNRAKKPSESEVAEQPEPQIEEEAENGEGEEQAKKKEKKRKKSKKLKGEEEAAEAEIPSETKEEEDEDAEEEEEKEEKEEKKEKKVRSGGGTGIMSTVTFVSLNLSEKTFSAIQELGFQHMTQIQSRAIPPLLIGRDVLGAARTGSGKTLAFLVPAVELLYNASFSPRNGTGVVVICPTRELAIQSHAVAKDLLKNHSQTLGLVIGGSARRGEAERLAKGVNLLVATPGRLLDHLQNTKGFVYKNLKCLIIDEADRILEANFEEEMKQIINILPKNRQTALFSATQTKKVEDLARLSFQTTPMYIDVDDGRTKVTNEGLQQGYCLVPSAKRFILLYSFLTKNLSKKVMVFFSSCNSVKFHSDLLRYINVDCFDIHGKQKQQKRTSTFFDYCKAEKGILLCTDVAARGLDIPAVDWIVQFDPPDEPKEYIHRVGRTARGEGGKGNALLFLIPEELQFLRYLREAKVPVKEYEFNEKKLKNVQSQLEKLVANNYHLNRAAKDAYRSYLLAYNSHSMKDIFNVHRLDLQAVASSFCFSNPPKVNLNLDSSASKFRKNMRKVDGVRHGINPNNPYGRQRGGDDDMRQFVRH, encoded by the exons ATGACCGACCCAATCTCCCACGCATCTCCCATGGACGACGCGAAGAAGAGGAAGCGCAAGAGAAACAGAGCGAAGAAGCCATCGGAATCGGAAGTTGCAGAGCAACCGGAGCctcaaattgaagaagaagcGGAAAACGGAGAAGGCGAGGAGCAGGctaagaagaaggagaagaagaggaagaagtcgAAGAAATTGAAGGGAGAGGAGGAAGCAGCAGAGGCTGAAATCCCTAGCGagaccaaagaagaagaagatgaagatgcagaagaggaagaggagaaggaagagaaggaagagaagaaagagaagaaggtgAGGAGTGGTGGGGGGACTGGGATTATGAGCACAGTGACCTTTGTTTCATTGAATTTATCGGAGAAAACTTTCTCGGCCATTCAAGAATTGGGCTTTCAGCACATGACTCAG ATTCAATCCAGAGCAATCCCACCGCTTTTGATCGGAAGAGATGTCCTTGGAGCTGCAAGGACAGGGTCCGGGAAGACTCTTGCTTTTCTGGTGCCAGCTGTGGAGTTGTTATATAACGCAAGCTTTTCGCCTCGTAATGGAACTGGTGTTGTTGTCATTTGCCCAACTAGGGAACTCGCAATACAG TCCCATGCCGTGGCCAAGGACCTTCTCAAGAATCACTCGCAGACTCTTGGTTTGGTTATTGGTGGTTCGGCTAGAAGAGGAGAAGCAGAGCGTCTTGCAAAAGGAGTAAACCTATTGGTTGCAACTCCTGGTCGCCTTCTTGACCATCTGCAGAACACCAAGGGATTTGTATATAAGAACTTGAAG TGCCTCATCATTGATGAAGCTGACAGGATACTGGAAGCAAACTTTGAGGAAGAAATGAAACAAATCATTAACATTCTACCAAAG AATAGGCAAACAGCTTTATTTTCTGCAACCCAGACTAAGAAG GTTGAAGATCTTGCTCGCTTGTCCTTCCAGACAACGCCTATGTATATAGATGTGGATGATGGGAGAACTAAG GTCACGAATGAAGGGCTGCAACAAGGCTATTGTCTTGTGCCAAGTGCCAAGAGATTTATTCTCCTATATTCCTTCCTGACGAAGAATCTATCAAAGAAAGTGATggtcttcttctcttcttgtaACTCAGTGAAATTCCACTCCGACCTTCTTAGATACATTAATGTGGATTGCTTTGATATCCATGGAAAGCAAAAGCAGCAGAAGAGGACAAGTACTTTTTTTGACTACTGCAAAGCAGAGAAAGGAATCTTACTTTGTACTGATGTTGCTGCTCGTGGCTTGGATATCCCCGCCGTG GACTGGATTGTGCAGTTTGATCCTCCAGATGAACCCAAG GAATATATCCACAGGGTTGGTCGAACAGCTCGTGGGGAAGGTGGAAAAGGAAATGCACTACTTTTCCTCATTCCTGAAGAGTTGCAGTTTCTTCGCTATTTGAGG GAAGCAAAAGTCCCTGTTAAAGAGTACGAATTTAATGAGAAGAAGCTAAAAAATGTGCAATCTCAGCTG GAGAAGTTGGTTGCCAACAACTACCATCTGAACCGTGCAGCAAAAGATGCATATAGGTCTTATCTATTAGCATATAATTCACACTCTATGAAGGACATCTTTAACGTTCACCGACTCGATCTCCAG GCAGTTGCTTCTTCATTTTGCTTTTCCAATCCACCGAAGGTAAATCTAAACTTGGACAGCAGTGCATCAAAGTTCCGGAAGAACATGCGTAAAGTGGATGGAGTCCGACATGGAATCAATCCTAACAATCCTTATGGAAGGCAAAGAGGTGGAGATGATGACATGAGACAATTTGTGAGACATTAG
- the LOC112177113 gene encoding protein MIZU-KUSSEI 1, with amino-acid sequence MAKSLQDSSSKRHFHWTNKVGNEDYHDHDNHEDGVGVGVGVGLPTLKSSLSKAVSDEEEKRKEGQATQRVQLQRRKLQAAAMSRLRSVLTAFGKNRSGLPLGLGPRVIGTLFGSKKGHVHFALQRDPNSHPAFLIELATPISGLVKEMASGLVRIALECDKEKEEEKKTEDSKSKSKSSAVRLLEEPVWRTYCNGKKSGFASRRECGPKEWKVLKAVEPISMGAGVLPPANEGEAGCDGELMYMRAKFERVVGSRDSEAFYMMNPDSNGAPELSIYLLRV; translated from the coding sequence ATGGCAAAGAGCTTGCAGGACTCCTCTTCCAAAAGACACTTCCACTGGACCAACAAAGTTGGCAATGAAGATTATCATGATCATGATAACCATGAAGAtggagttggagttggagttggagtAGGTCTTCCAACCTTGAAATCTTCTCTGTCAAAAGCAGTTTCTGAtgaggaagagaagagaaaggagGGTCAAGCGACTCAAAGGGTTCAGCTACAGAGAAGGAAGCTCCAGGCAGCAGCAATGTCGAGGCTCCGGTCGGTGCTGACCGCGTTTGGGAAGAACAGGTCAGGGCTCCCACTGGGTCTGGGGCCGAGAGTTATAGGGACCCTTTTTGGGTCTAAGAAAGGGCATGTGCATTTTGCTCTCCAGAGAGACCCAAATTCACACCCGGCGTTCCTGATTGAGCTTGCTACTCCAATTAGTGGGCTGGTGAAGGAAATGGCTTCCGGGCTTGTGAGGATTGCTTTGGAGTGTgacaaggagaaggaggaggagaagaaaacaGAGGATTCGAAATCGAAGTCGAAAAGTTCAGCTGTGAGGTTGCTGGAGGAGCCTGTGTGGAGGACTTACTGCAATGGGAAGAAGTCTGGGTTTGCTAGCCGGAGGGAATGTGGGCCCAAAGAGTGGAAGGTGTTGAAGGCTGTTGAGCCCATTTCAATGGGTGCTGGGGTCTTGCCTCCTGCGAATGAAGGTGAAGCTGGGTGTGATGGTGAGCTCATGTATATGAGGGCCAAGTTTGAGAGGGTTGTTGGGTCCAGAGACTCTGAGGCTTTCTACATGATGAACCCAGATAGCAATGGAGCTCCTGAACTCAGTATCTACTTGCTTCGAGTTTAA
- the LOC112175535 gene encoding kinesin-like protein KIN-8A isoform X2 has translation MPVSTRSQSERKPRSDQEQTHSNLLPLRNPHHGLKEKMKALTLLYEQQKQASAALRNSKPPDPSELRLGTQKCRKEEHESGLRPGSRVVMRENNAVHNSAVTRTYALPLPPAPAQFQAQAQRQAHDDAKENAAVAGTTTTDRILSFTSLPRKARSSTATVARRLSLGGGGGQISHVAPEMENVRELETKFGASETKLGVSETKVPNCGSRIMVFVRLRPMSKKEKEGGSRCCVRIVNRRDVYLTEFANENDYLRLKRLRGRHFTFDASFPDSTCQQEVYSTSTAELVEAVLQGRNGSVFCYGATGAGKTYTMLGTLESPGVMVLAIKDLFTKIRQRSCDGNHAVHLSYLEVYNETVRDLLSPGRPLVLREDKQGMVAAGLTQYRAYSTDEVMQLLQQGNQNRTTEPTRCNETSSRSHAILQVVVEYQVRDASMNVVNRVGKLSLIDLAGSERALATDQRTVRSIEGANINRSLLALSSCINALVEGKKHIPYRNSKLTQLLKDSLGGDCNTVMIANISPCNLSFGETQNTLHWADRAKEIRTKASEVNEEVVEVPESETDRAKLLLELQKENRELRVQLARHQQKLLVVQAQSLAANASPTPSSATSLLTPPSSAQANEKRKPRPSFLARNCFTPESKRRGADEGVRELQKTVKALEAEIERMKKDHTSQLKQKDNLIRDLSRKSDQTPAPTVGREGTKRLVTRASLRPKEPSTGELKSPSHRFRSPVPTAKKRSFWDITTANSPSVTTHNGRKTRSHVICEPPAVPSMLLQPGFARQKPERLK, from the exons atgccCGTATCAACTCGGTCGCAAAGTGAACGGAAACCCAGGTCGGATCAAGAACAGACCCACTCGAATCTTCTTCCTCTGCGAAACCCACACCATGGATTGAAGGAAAAGATGAAAGCTTTGACTCTACTCTACGAGCAGCAGAAGCAAGCCTCCGCAGCTCTGCGAAACTCGAAGCCCCCGGACCCGTCGGAGCTCCGACTCGGGACCCAGAAGTGTAGAAAAGAAGAGCACGAGTCGGGGCTCCGACCCGGAAGCCGGGTCGTGATGAGAGAGAACAACGCGGTGCACAACTCCGCCGTTACAAGAACCTACGCTCTGCCTCTGCCTCCGGCTCCGGCCCAGTTTCAGGCCCAGGCCCAACGGCAAGCCCACGACGACGCGAAGGAGAATGCGGCGGTCGCCGGAACCACCACCACCGACCGGATTCTCAGCTTCACTTCGCTTCCAAGAAAGGCCAGGTCCTCGACGGCCACGGTGGCGCGGCGGCTCTCCCTCGGCGGAGGAGGAGGTCAGATTTCTCACGTGGCGCCGGAGATGGAGAATGTGCGAGAATTGGAGACGAAATTTGGGGCTTCGGAGACGAAATTGGGGGTATCGGAGACGAAAGTCCCAAATTGTGGGAGCCGGATTATGGTGTTTGTGAGGCTTCGGCCGATGagcaagaaggagaaggaggggGGTTCTCGGTGCTGTGTGAGGATCGTGAACCGGCGTGACGTGTACTTGACGGAGTTTGCGAACGAGAACGATTATCTGAGGCTGAAGAGGCTGAGGGGACGGCATTTCACGTTTGATGCTTCGTTTCCAGATTCTACTTGTCAGCAGGAAGTTTATTCCACCAG TACAGCTGAGCTTGTGGAAGCAGTTCTGCAGGGGAGGAATGGATCAGTTTTCTGCTATGGTGCCACGGGAGCTGGGAAAACGTACACAATGCTGGGCACTCTGGAGAGTCCGGGAGTGATGGTTTTGGCGATCAAGGACCTCTTTACAAAGATAAGGCAGAGGAGCTGTGATGGAAATCATGCGGTTCATCTGTCCTATCTTGAAGTCTATAATGAAACTGTCAGGGATTTGCTCTCCCCCGGACGGCCTCTGGTTCTTAGAGAAGATAAACAG GGAATGGTGGCAGCCGGTCTTACACAATACAGAGCTTATTCCACCGATGAA GTTATGCAATTGCTTCAGCAGGGAAACCAAAACCGAACTACTGAACCAACTCGCTGTAATGAAACTTCTTCTCGCTCCCATGCTATTTTACAG GTTGTGGTTGAATACCAGGTAAGAGATGCTTCTATGAATGTGGTCAACAGAGTAGGCAAGCTTTCACTTATTGATCTTGCCGGGTCCGAGAGAGCCCTTGCCACGGATCAGAGAACAGTAAGATCTATTGAGGGTGCCAATATAAATCGGTCACTCCTAGCACTGAGCagctgcatcaatgctctcgtGGAGGGAAAGAAGCACATACCTTATCGAAATTCAAAGTTGACCCAACTTCTCAAGGATTCTCTAGGAGGAGATTGTAACACTGTAATGATTGCCAACATCAGCCCATGTAACCTCTCATTTGGTGAAACCCAAAACACCCTTCACTGGGCTGATCGAGCAAAGGAAATTAGGACCAAG GCCTCTGAGGTGAACGAGGAAGTAGTGGAAGTACCTGAATCTGAAACTGATCGTGCCAAACTATTACTTGAACTACAGAAAGAGAACCGTGAACTTCGAGTACAACTGGCACGTCATCAACAGAAACTATTAGTTGTCCAAGCACAATCCTTGGCTGCCAATGCATCTCCAACCCCTTCTTCAGCTACCTCTCTCTTGACTCCTCCGTCGTCTGCCCAAGCAAATGAGAAGAGAAAACCCAGACCATCTTTCTTGGCTAGGAATTGTTTCACACCTGAATCCAAAAGAAGAGGGGCTGATGAAGGAGTTAGAGAGCTTCAAAAGACAGTAAAAGCATTAGAAGCAGAAATAGAAAGGATGAAGAAGGATCATACTTCACAGCTAAAGCAGAAGGATAATCTTATTCGTGATCTTTCACGGAAAAGTGACCAAACACCAGCACCAACAGTGGGGAGGGAGGGGACAAAGAGGCTAGTCACAAGGGCTAGCTTGAGACCAAAGGAGCCAAGCACAGGTGAGTTGAAGAGTCCAAGCCATCGTTTCAGGTCACCAGTCCCAACAGCGAAAAAACGAAGCTTTTGGGACATAACAACCGCAAATAGCCCATCAGTTACTACACACAATGGAAGGAAAACTAGAAGTCATGTTATTTGTGAACCACCTGCTGTTCCCTCCATGCTTCTCCAG CCAGGTTTTGCACGACAAAAGCCCGAGCGTCTGAAGTAA